One Aspergillus oryzae RIB40 DNA, chromosome 2 genomic window carries:
- a CDS encoding MFS transporter (synaptic vesicle transporter SVOP and related transporters (major facilitator superfamily)), whose product MRSDEDIDGTFAPIQAPPADEERMEKLHSSSSRPIERSWSLNDGYSCHTVDEEAARNALCNDGGEADESSTFVVSWDENDPMNPRNFNTMRRWLIVIICSLGSLCVTCTSSMYTATYDQITEEFNCSRLIATLGLSFFIWGLGIGPLFLGPLSEFYGRRYIYITSFTIFLIWLIPCAVAKNIETMIVCRFFNGVAGSAFLSVAGGTVGDLFARHELSAPMMLYTASPFVGPEVGPLVGGFINQFTTWRWTFYVLLIWTGVMLISIVLFVPETYHPVLLRQKAEKLRKETGDDRWKAPIERLNRSVARTVLHSIYRPVLLLTLEPMCLCLCIFSAILLGIIYLFFGAFQLVFGNVYGFELWQRGLCFLGLFVGMVLAILSDPFWRRVYQRLEEKHKRTEGTTEDFQPEWRLPPAILGGPLVTIGLFIFAWTIYPYVHWIVPIIGSAFFGAG is encoded by the exons atgagatcagATGAAGATATAGACGGCACATTTGCACCAATTCAGGCTCCCCCCGCCGACGAAGAAcggatggagaagctgcaCTCCAGCAGCTCACGTCCCATTGAACGCAGCTGGTCTTTGAATGATGGATACAGCTGCCATAcagtggatgaagaagccgcAAGAAATGCTCTTTGCAATGACGGGGGCGAGGCAGATGAATCGTCTACTTTTGTTGTTAGCTGGGACGAGAATGACCCGATGAATCCTCGGAACTTCAATACCATGAGGCGGTGGTTGATTGTTATCATTTGCTCTCTGGGTTCTCTTTGTGT GACTTGCACCTCGTCAATGTATACCGCTACCTACGACCAGATAACAGAAGAATTCAACTGTTCTCGCTTGATCGCAACGCTCGGGCTATCGTTCTTTATATGGGGCCTTG GTATCGGCCCGCTGTTTCTGGGGCCCCTATCAGAG TTTTATGGCCGaagatatatctatattaccTCATTCACCATATTCTTGATCTGGCTCATCCCCTGTGCTGTGGCTAAGAATATTGAGACCATGATCGTATGCCGCTTTTTTAATGGTGTCGCTGGGAGCGCATTCCTCAGCGTTGCAGGTGGTACGGTAGGAGATTTATTTGCTCGCCATGAGCTGAGCGCGCCTATGATGCTGTATACGGCTTCACCTTTTGTTGGACCTGAAGTAGGACCATT AGTTGGTGGGTTCATAAATCAATTCACCACATG GCGCTGGACGTTCTACGTGCTTCTTATTTGGACAGGCGTAATGCTCATTTCAATCGTCCTCTTTGTCCCAGAAACTTATCATCCGGT CCTTCTGCGGCAAAAGGCGGAGAAACTTCGCAAAGAGACAGGGGATGATCGATGGAAAGCACCGATTGAACGATTAAATCGCTCGGTGGCACGAACAGTCCTACACTCGATCTACAGGCCCGTGCTCCTCCTGACGCTGGAACCTATGTGTTTGTGCCTCTGTATATTCTCTGCCATCTTGCTGGGTATAAtataccttttctttggtGCCTTCCAGCTGGTATTTGGCAACGTGTATGGCTTTGAACTATGGCAGCGCGGTCTTtgcttcctcggcctttttGTGGGAATGGTTTTGGCTATTTTATCCGATCCCTTCTGGCGCCGCGTCTACCAACGCTTAGAAGAGAAGCACAAAAGGACAGAGGGAACAACAGAAGACTTTCAACCAGAGTGGCGACTACCCCCAG CAATTCTCGGTGGTCCCCTTGTTACTATAGGGTTATTCATATTTGCTTGGACTATTTATCCTTATGTGCATTGGATTGTACCCATAATTGGCAGTGCGTTTTTTGGAGCCGGGTGA
- a CDS encoding kleisin alpha (sister chromatid cohesion complex Cohesin, subunit RAD21/SCC1), producing MFYSETLLSKTGPLARVWLSANLERKLSKSHILQSDIESSVSAIVDQGQAPMALRLSGQLLLGVVRIYSRKARYLLDDCNEALMKIKMAFRLTNNNDLTTTVVAPGGITLPDVLTESDLFMNLDSSLLLPQPLSFEPEGKRPGTSMDFGSQLFPDSSLRRSVSQEPARLEDHTLVDLDLGEDDTPLGHDFSMEVGRDAPAPRPVEEDLFSDAGKFNDVDLPLDLGEDDAPLDKMDLANEGPQDTLLQADDTAMDLGDDGELAFDVDERRSERESMSVLSEMPDADMEKLQQEQGEDQDQDEGAAEDDVTVQHSQRAKRRKVMTVELDKVTDYKAPIIKGLQADRSTILKPTSFLPRDPVLLTLMDMQKNGDFVTNVLGGGRGRGWAPELRDLLSFDAIKKAGELKRKRDSGIADMDIEAAAAPALEFGEEEATVPIDEGVGLDSTLHQRSDIEFPGDDDDQVLHLSDDEGLNHPLEDLDDTIQPADSGPVSVGTKHAVHILRDCLGESAVEQKKSVKFQDLLPERKASKADATKMFFEVLVLATKDAVQVEQRPDTVGGPLKIRGKRALWGSWAEESANGEVGTQASQEVA from the exons ATGTTCTACTCGGAGACCCTCTTGTCAAAAACCGGGCCACTGGCCCGCGTTTGGTTATCGGCTAACTTGGAGCGCAAACTTTCCAAATCGCACATTTTACAGTCAGATATCGAGAGCAGTGTCAGTGCTATTGTCGATCAAGGACAAGCTCCAATGGCTTTGCGATTGAGCGGTCAGTTGCTGTTAGGTGTGGTCCGGATTTATAGCAGAAAGGCTCGCTACCTGTTGGATGACTGCAATGAGGCTCtcatgaagatcaaaatG GCTTTCCGCTTGACTAATAACAATGACTTGACAACCACTGTTGTTGCCCCAGGGGGTATTACTTTGCCCGATGTGCTTACAGAGTCGGACCTTTTCATGAACCtggattcttctttgctCTTACCTCAGCCGCTCAGTTTTGAGCCGGAAGGTAAGCGCCCAGGAACATCGATGGACTTTGGGAGCCAGCTCTTCCCAGACAGTAGTCTTCGGCGCTCTGTGTCACAGGAGCCTGCGCGCCTTGAGGACCATACCTTGGTTGACCTTGActtgggagaggatgatacaCCCTTGGGTCATGACTTCAGTATGGAAGTGGGTCGAGATGCGCCAGCACCTCGCCccgtcgaagaagatcttTTTAGTGATGCTGGCAAGTTCAATGATGTTGATCTGCCTCTGGACCTTGGCGAGGATGATGCTCCCTTGGACAAGATGGACCTGGCCAACGAGGGCCCACAAGACACTCTTTTGCAGGCGGACGACACTGCCATGGATCTTGGTGATGACGGAGAACTGGCATTTGATGTCGACGAGCGCAGGTCCGAGCGCGAATCTATGAGCGTCCTCTCAGAGATGCCAGACGCAGACATGGAGAAACTTCAACAAGAGCAGGGTGAAGACCAGGACCAGGACGAGGGGGCGGCAGAGGATGACGTGACTGTCCAACACTCGCAGCGCGCGAAGCGACGGAAGGTGATGACCGTGGAGCTCGACAAGGTAACTGATTACAAGGCCCCGATAATCAAGGGGTTACAGGCGGACCGCTCCACTATCTTGAAGCCGACGTCCTTCCTGCCTCGTGATCCTGTTCTGCTCACTCTCATGGATATGCAAAAGAACGGCGACTTTGTGACGAATGTGCTGGGAGGAGGTCGCGGACGTGGATGGGCTCCAGAGCTTCGTGACTTGCTCTCCTTTGATGCCATTAAGAAGGCTGGTGAGCTCAAGAGGAAGCGTGATAGCGGGATTGCAGACATGGACATCGAGGCAGCTGCCGCCCCTGCTTTGGAatttggcgaagaagaagccaccGTGCCGATCGATGAAGGTGTTGGTCTTGACTCGACGCTTCATCAGCGGTCTGATATCGAATTCCCCGGTGATGACGACGATCAAGTTTTGCATCTGAGCGACGACGAGGGATTGAATCATCCCCTGGAAGATCTCGATGACACAATCCAACCTGCGGACAGTGGCCCTGTCTCCGTTGGTACCAAGCATGCTGTTCACATTCTCCGCGACTGTCTGGGTGAATCTGCAGtggaacagaagaagagcgtgaaGTTCCAGGATCTTCTACCCGAACGCAAGGCGTCCAAGGCGGATGCGACGAAAATGTTTTTTGAGGTTTTGGTCTTGGCCACAAAGGACGCCGTCCAGGTTGAACAACGCCCCGATACCGTTGGTGGCCCTCTCAAAATCCGCGGCAAGCGTGCTCTCTGGGGTTCATGGGCTGAAGAAAGCGCCAATGGTGAAGTAGGCACTCAAGCTTCCCAGGAGGTAGCTTAG
- the pmr1 gene encoding Ca(2+)/Mn(2+)-transporting P-type ATPase PMR1 (Ca2+ transporting ATPase) — protein sequence MSRSATPALPLHNAQAPDLRPPSSTPTGVRSNTSTSTSTSTYSLLDPQQTAERLQTSLTHGLTPAEAEIRLIQDGPNELPHEDPEPLWLRFLKQFRETLILLLLASAAVSFFMGNFDDAVSITLAVTIVVTVGFVQEYRSEKSLEALSRLVPHHAHLIRDVPLSHTPPIGHSIPAATSEEFELQDLRSKSPGSVSAAVKASSTVSANELVPGDLVLFTVGDRIPADIRITAATDLTIDESNLTGENEPVAKSPDAIRGPKALASHSPKIVTPPRSPFYDAPASGAVGADIRLNEQHNIAFMGTLVRSGYGQGIVIGTGAKTEFGSISASLQEIESPRTPLQLSMDRLGQELSYVSFGVIGLIVVIGLIQGRKLLDMFTIGVSLAVAAIPEGLPIIVTVTLALGVLRMAKRGAIMRRLPSVETLGSVNVVCSDKTGTLTLNHMTVTKMWHFDCPEPFEVHNDISSLTPGPAARTVLRVGNIANNARLSRVHANSPASASSAAVLSSTDDRAPGTIRSRWVGQPTDVAILDLLDTFGEDDVRDRISARAAETPFSSERKWMGVIIGNGTGESSNMAYIKGALEQVLKRCDTYLTKDGREVILDELRRQAVRQAAEHMASEGLRVLAFASGAVRDTSKGRPFGSRTGTPVSRTTPGEEDDRYTGLVFAGLVGMNDPPRKDVHKSIRRLMAGGVRIIMITGDAETTAVAIAKKLGMPISNIAGSRPVLTGEEIDRMSTTELAQAISSTSIFARTSPDHKMKIVRALQSRGDVVAMTGDGVNDAPALKKADIGISMGKLGTDVAKEAADMILTDDDFSTILRAIEQGKGIFYNIQNFITFQLSTSVAALSLVLLSTTLGFKNPLNPMQILWINILMDGPPAQSLGVEPVDPSIMGRPPRPRTARVLTKPLIQRVLTSALMIMLGTLAIYVYEMGDVDDELNPGKRSRVVTAHDTTMTFTCFVLFDMFNALTCRSEGKSVLRGEISLFGNKMFNYAVLGSLAGQACVIYLPFLQRVFQTEPLNLAHLFKLLCISSSVFWVDEARKYYQSVKRRRAVGVGYSVNV from the exons ATGTCAAGGTCCGCAACACCTGCGCTACCTTTGCATAATGCTCAGGCCCCCGATTTGAGGCCTCCATCATCTACGCCGACGGGTGTACGCTCCAACACATCTACTTCA ACATCCACGTCGACTTACTCTCTATTAGACCCACAGCAAACCGCTGAGCGCTTACAGACATCCCTTACCCACGGACTCACTCCTGCAGAAGCTGAGATTCGTTTAATACAAGATGGGCCCAACGAACTGCCGCATGAAGACCCCGAGCCCCTGTGGCTCCGGTTTCTTAAACAATTCCGGGAGACATTAATTCTACTGCTTCTAGCGTCAGCCGcagtctctttcttcatgggcAATTTTGATGATGCGGTAAGCATCACGCTCGCGGTAACCATCGTAGTCACCGTCGGATTTGTTCAGGAGTATCGATCTGAAAAGTCCTTGGAGGCCTTGAGCCGCCTGGTGCCACATCATGCGCATTTGATACGCGATGTTCCTCTCTCACATACCCCCCCTATCGGACACTCGATCCCTGCAGCTACCAGTGAAGAGTTCGAGCTGCAAGATCTCAGAAGCAAAAGCCCGGGCTCGGTTTCAGCCGCTGTTAAAGCTTCCAGTACTGTTTCAGCGAATGAGCTAGTACCTGGTGACCTAGTTTTGTTTACAGTTGGAGACCGTATTCCGGCGGACATACGCATTACCGCAGCCACTGATTTGACCATCGATGAATCAAACCTGACTGGTGAGAACGAGCCTGTTGCTAAATCGCCTGACGCAATTCGCGGCCCCAAGGCTTTAGCCTCACACTCGCCCAAAATTGTCACCCCTCCCCGATCTCCATTCTACGATGCCCCAGCCAGTGGCGCTGTGGGCGCTGATATCCGCTTAAATGAGCAGCACAATATCGCATTTATGGGAACTTTGGTTCGGTCGGGGTATGGACAGGGTATTGTCATAGGAACGGGTGCGAAAACTGAATTTGGCAGTATTTCAGCTTCTTTGCAGGAAATCGAGAGTCCACGCACACCGCTTCAATTGTCAATGGACCGTCTTGGTCAAGAATTGAGCTATGTCTCCTTTGGCGTCATCGGATTGATTGTAGTGATAGGATTGATACAAGGTCGAAAGCTCCTTGATATGTTCACGATTGGTGTCTCACTTGCAGTCGCTGCGATTCCAGAAGGTCTTCCCATTATCGTGACGGTTACTCTTGCTTTAGGCGTGCTGCGCATGGCCAAGAGGGGGGCCATCATGCGAAGACTCCCCAGCGTCGAGACTCTCGGCTCTGTGAACGTTGTATGCAGTGATAAGACGGGAACCCTAACGCTCAATCATATGACAGTCACAAAGATGTGGCATTTCGACTGTCCGGAGCCATTTGAGGTGCACAACGATATTAGCTCACTGACGCCTGGGCCTGCAGCTCGGACCGTTCTTCGTGTCGGTAATATCGCTAATAACGCTAGACTTTCGCGTGTGCATGCAAATTCACCTGCCAGCGCATCTTCTGCTGCAGTGTTGTCTTCCACTGATGATAGGGCTCCGGGAACCATTAGGAGTAGGTGGGTTGGGCAACCCACCGACGTCGCTATCCTGGATCTGTTGGACACTTTtggggaggatgatgtgCGCGACCGTATTAGTGCTCGCGCCGCCGAGACTCCCTTCAGCTCCGAGCGCAAGTGGATGGGTGTGATTATTGGCAATGGCACTGGCGAGTCAAGTAACATGGCCTACATTAAAGGTGCTCTCGAGCAAGTTTTAAAACGTTGTGATACGTATCTTACAAAGGATGGACGAGAAGTTATACTGGATGAACTGCGACGTCAAGCAGTGAGGCAGGCTGCTGAGCATATGGCATCAGAGGGTCTAAGGGTGCTCGCTTTCGCCAGTGGAGCAGTGCGAGATACATCAAAAGGGCGACCTTTTGGCAGCAGGACAGGCACTCCTGTTTCTAGAACTACTccgggtgaagaagatgatcgaTATACCGGGCTGGTCTTTGCAGGACTTGTGGGGATGAACGACCCTCCCCGTAAGGATGTTCACAAATCCATCAGGCGCCTTATGGCTGGAGGAGTACGCATCATCATGATCACAGGAGACGCCGAGACTACGGCAGTTGCGATCGCAAAGAAATTGGGAATGCCAATCAGTAATATAGCCGGTTCGCGACCTGTCCTTACTGGTGAGGAGATCGACCGTATGAGCACCACGGAGTTGGCGCAggccatatcctccacatccATCTTCGCCCGCACAAGCCCTGACCACAAGATGAAGATTGTACGCGCTTTGCAGTCCCGAGGAGATGTGGTGGCCATGACGGGTGATGGTGTGAATGATGCACCAGCCCTCAAGAAAGCAGATATTGGCATCTCGATGGGTAAATTGGGCACGGACGTTGCTAAGGAGGCAGCAGACATGATTCTGACAGACGATGACTTCTCTACAATCCTGCGAGCCATTGAGCAGGGCAAGGGCATCTTCTACAATATTCAAAACTTCATTACATTCCAGCTAAGCACCAGCGTTGCTGCATTGAGTCTTGTATTGTTAAGCACTACTCTTGGCTTCAAGAATCCGCTGAATCCGATGCAAATCCTATGGATCA ATATTCTTATGGATGGCCCTCCAGCGCAGTCCTTGGGTGTAGAGCCCGTTGATCCGTCAATCATGGGACGACCCCCACGACCCAGAACGGCTCGGGTACTAACAAAGCCTCTCATTCAACGGGTGCTAACTTCCGCGTTGATGATTATGCTGGGCACGCTTGCTATTTACGTCTACGAAATGGGCGATGTCGACGATGAGCTGAACCCGGGCAAACGCTCGCGCGTCGTAACCGCCCACGACACAACCATGACTTTCACCTGCTTTGTGCTCTTCGACATGTTCAACGCCTTGACCTGCCGCAGCGAGGGCAAGTCGGTGCTTCGCGGCGAGATCTCCTTGTTTGGGAACAAGATGTTCAATTACGCCGTCCTCGGATCACTTGCCGGGCAGGCGTGTGTGATCTATCTGCCTTTCCTGCAGCGAGTCTTTCAGACGGAGCCGCTCAATCTGGCACATCTGTTCAAGCTATTGTGTATTTCGAGTTCAGTGTTTTGGGTAGACGAGGCCCGGAAGTATTATCAGTCGGTGAAACGGCGGCGGGCCGTTGGGGTGGGATACAGCGTAAATGTCTAA
- a CDS encoding ammonium transporter (ammonia permease), with the protein MSDIKAPFVPDYASYNWTGAPSNYDSLATNELGGDSRVENVNKWFQSGDQAYIIVASAMVMVMIPGLGFLYSGLARRKSALSMIWACMASFSVVTFQWYFWGYSLAFSPTATNGYIGNLRNFGLMKTLADPSPGSVLVPNLLYAFYQMQFCGVTAAIIMGAVAERGRLLPAMVFVFVWATIVYCPLACWVWNVNGWAMNYGVLDYAGGGPVEIGSGFSALAYSMVLGRRQERMMLNFRPHNVSLILLGTVFLWFGWLGFNGGSAFGANLRATMACWNTNLTAAFGAISWVLLDWRLARKWSMVGWCSGTISGLVAATPASGFITPWASVILGIVTGIVCNYSTKVKYWIRIDDSMDVLAEHGIAGIVGLIFNALFADDAIVGLDGVNTGSKMGGWLIHNYKQLYIQIAFIVASAAYAFVVSAIIAYAINAIPGLKLRASEEAELLGMDDDQLGEFAYDYVEVRRDYLAWTPQKHDQLEDGHHIPAAARYGIGEHSEMMLDGHTPIGIDSRGCSEGDSGIQEIKMSPAPAPAMAPAPRQVAEQHPAHEGSIPPSVEEDEKTQ; encoded by the exons ATGTCGGACATCAAGGCGCCCTTCGTCCCTGACTATGCGTCTTACAACTGGACTGGAGCCCCATCTAACTATGACTCGCTGGCGACCAATGAGCTGGGTGGTGACTCCA GGGTGGAGAACGTGAACAAGTGGTTTCAATCCGGTGATCAAGCGTATATCATCGTGGCTTCCGCCATGGTCATGGTCATGATTCCCGGTCTCGGTTTCCTTTATTCCGGTCTTGCTCGCCGTAAATCAGCCCTGAGTATGATTTGGGCCTGTatggcttctttctctgtcgTCACGTTCCAATGGTATTTCTGGGGCTATTCGCTTGCATTCTCGCCCACGGCCACCAACGGATACATCGGAAACCTTCGTAACTTCGGCCTGATGAAGACCTTGGCCGATCCAAGTCCTGGCTCTGTTCTTGTGCCCAATCTCCTCTATGCCTTCTATCAG ATGCAATTCTGTGGTGTCACGGCTGCGATTATCATGGGAGCTGTTGCTGAACGTGGACGCTTGCTCCCCGCCATGGTGTTTGTGTTCGTCTGGGCTACGATCGTATACTGTCCCTTGGCTTGTTGGGTGTGGAATGTGAATGGCTGGGCAATGAACTACGGTGTATTGGATTATGCGGGTGGTGGTCCGGTCGAGATTGGCTCCGGTTTTTCCGCACTCGCCTATTCAATGGTTCTTGGTCGTCGCCAGGAGCGCATGATGTTGAACTTCCGCCCTCACAACGTCTCTCTCATTCTCCTTGGAACCGTTTTCTTGTGGTTTGGATGGCTTGGCTTCAACGGTGGCTCAGCCTTTGGAGCCAATCTTCGTGCCACCATGGCGTGCTGGAATACCAACCTGACTGCGGCTTTTGGGGCCATTAGCTGGGTCCTTCTCGATTGGCGCTTAGCGAGGAAATGGtccatggttggttggtgCTCTGGCACCATCTCGGGCCTGGTTGCAGCTACCCCGGCATCAGGATTCATTACCCCTTGGGCTAGTGTGATTCTGGGTATAGTCACTGGTATTGTTTGCAACTACTCCACCAAGG TGAAATACTGGATTCGTATCGACGATTCCATGGATGTGTTAGCTGAGCACGGTATCGCGGGTATTGTCGGTCTTATCTTCAACGCGCTTTTCGCCGACGACGCGATCGTAGGACTGGACGGAGTCAACACTGGTAGCAAAATGGGTGGATGGCTGATCCACAACTACAAGCAACTCTACATTCAAATCGCCTTCATTGTCGCCTCAGCCGCCTATGCTTTCGTTGTGTCTGCCATCATTGCCTACGCCATCAATGCAATCCCCGGCCTGAAGCTGCGCGCTTCTGAGGAAGCCGAATTGCTCGGTATGGACGATGATCAGCTTGGCGAGTTCGCCTACGACTACGTCGAAGTCCGTCGTGACTATCTTGCATGGACCCCTCAGAAACACGACCAGCTCGAAGACGGCCACCATATCCCTGCCGCCGCACGGTACGGCATCGGGGAGCACAGCGAAATGATGCTTGACGGCCATACCCCCATCGGTATTGACAGTCGCGGTTGCAGCGAAGGCGACTCCGGCATCCAGGAAATCAAGATGTCCCCGGCACCTGCGCCGGCAATGGCACCCGCCCCACGTCAAGTTGCCGAACAACATCCCGCTCACGAGGGATCAATACCACCCAgtgtcgaggaggatgagaaaaCACAGTAA